In Candidatus Brocadia sp., a single genomic region encodes these proteins:
- a CDS encoding MoxR family ATPase, with protein MTTTEIEKIDRQAIEKIVDGCHKIKKEIAKVIVGQEEVIDYLLIALFCKGHCLFVGVPGLAKTLLVSTLADVLNLKFNRIQFTPDLMPADITGTDILEQDHATGKRFFKFIKGPIFSNILLADEINRTPPKTQAALLQSMQEYKVTASGTTYALNLPFIVFATQNPIEQEGTYPLPEAQLDRFMFQIDVKYPSKEEEIEIVRNTTSLFKPTVAKIFNPEEITGLQDLVTRVPVADYVLEYAIRLVRASRPTDLNAPDFVKKWISWGAGPRASQYLILGGKARALLDGRYAATCNDVRAIAKPILQHRIITNFNAEAEGKTSSHIIDQLLDTIKEHP; from the coding sequence GAAAAAATTGTCGATGGATGCCATAAGATAAAAAAAGAAATTGCAAAGGTCATCGTAGGGCAGGAAGAGGTAATCGATTATCTCCTCATTGCCCTCTTTTGCAAAGGGCACTGTCTCTTTGTGGGAGTACCGGGACTCGCAAAGACACTGCTGGTAAGCACCCTTGCAGATGTTTTAAACCTAAAATTTAACCGCATCCAATTTACTCCCGATCTTATGCCAGCAGATATTACTGGCACTGACATCTTAGAACAAGACCATGCCACGGGAAAAAGATTTTTTAAATTTATCAAAGGCCCGATCTTCTCCAATATTCTCCTTGCCGATGAAATCAACCGTACGCCTCCGAAAACACAAGCAGCGCTGCTTCAATCAATGCAAGAATACAAGGTTACCGCTAGCGGAACCACCTATGCGCTCAATCTTCCTTTTATTGTATTCGCTACGCAAAATCCCATCGAGCAGGAAGGCACATATCCCTTACCAGAGGCACAATTGGACCGATTCATGTTCCAAATCGATGTCAAGTATCCCTCCAAAGAAGAGGAAATCGAAATTGTACGAAATACAACATCTCTTTTTAAACCAACAGTTGCAAAAATTTTCAATCCCGAGGAAATAACGGGCCTTCAGGACCTGGTAACAAGGGTACCTGTAGCCGATTATGTGCTTGAATATGCCATAAGATTAGTTCGGGCTTCGAGGCCAACTGACCTCAATGCACCCGACTTTGTTAAAAAATGGATTAGTTGGGGGGCGGGACCCCGCGCTTCTCAATATCTCATCCTTGGAGGCAAGGCACGTGCATTACTCGACGGCAGATATGCAGCCACTTGCAACGACGTTCGGGCAATTGCCAAACCTATACTGCAACACCGTATCATCACGAATTTCAATGCAGAGGCAGAAGGAAAAACATCCTCGCACATCATTGACCAATTACTCGACACCATAAAAGAACACCCATAA